In Hippoglossus hippoglossus isolate fHipHip1 chromosome 11, fHipHip1.pri, whole genome shotgun sequence, the sequence AATACCATAATTATGCTCTTTCGTATAATCCCAGGGAAATtagttttctatatttttctccACCAGTTgcttgtgtctgtctgcagtctGTCAATAGAGCCAAGACATTTTAGAGACAGGGTTTTATGTGCTGTTGCCACTTTCTTTTCAGacattataatacatttttagacAGAATCATTGCTTTGCTCTTTGAAAAAATAATCTTTAGAGAAtaacattcaaatgtaaaactgatttttaatttaaaaaacaaaaacattttaaaacctttattgcTCACACCCACAATGTTGCTggccatcatcttcatcacattTTGGGCACATTGCTCCATTTCTGTATTATCATTACTTGTTGCTCAGTGCGTCAGTGGCAGAAATGTATTGCTTCAGCCACATGTGCATATAAGTACATCACCCACTGCTCTATGGGGTTAATAGTGGTTAAAAACTGCACAGTAAGTAATTTAATATCGATAATTGTCTATGGATGGTAACATAGCAAATCACATTatctttcaaattaaacaagGTTTCCAATTAGTTAAATTCACATTTACCTGGTGAAAAATAACTGTATGGTACAATCCAGGTAAGGCAATAAATTAGCCACTACTTctctattgttgttttttatggcCTTGTAAGTCTTATGACCTTCTATTATTCCTCCTATTTGataggacagagagacagttttTAGTGGTGAATGGGGGATGACATGCAGCTACGGGCCACTGGctggaatcgaacccgggccaCTGCAGAGACTTATAGCCTCATGGGgcagcagctctaccaggtgtGCTGTTATGTTGCTTTTTTAACCACCATAACAGCTCACAGTGTCAAAAGGTTGCTTTTAATCATAATTTTTTCCCACCCTCTGCATGTATAAACCtaatttttaaaacaaaatatatctCCAAATATTTCACACGGGTATGGCTGGTAGCGTTACAGTCGGCTGCTGATTTGGTCCTCTGGGATCTAATATTGATGACATGCCCCAGACGCCAGCGTGGGCAGAGCTGATGGGTTAAATGTGACTATGTAGGAGGAGAACCCATCCCCTTACAAGACTGACTCATCCAGGCTAATCACagccttttattgttttttttattcagtaaaCCTCCCCTTAAAATGCACATGCTGGCTTTAGATTTTGCTGTCCTCCTTGTTGTCTTCACGAGCATGAAAGAGCAGTACGACAGAACGTCACAATGGACCAATTTCTCTAAATGGTGGCTATTCCACTTTATAATCCTTACCCATTTCATGAGTCACTGGCTCCCCTCCCCCTGTCATTCCTGTCATTGGTACAGTCCATAAATAGACACCTGGCTGCTGTTGAGAGACCATGCAACAAAATCGtgtgaaataaatcatttgGATGTGTGAACGTCTGATTACCCGGCAGGAAAGATGGGAAgaggcttgtgtgtctgtgtgtgtctgtgtgtgtttgtttgtttgtgtgtatagaTATATGGATATGATATGAATACATGTGGACATGTAAATATATGTGCATGAtgttttgtttactgtgtttaaTACTGTTCACAATGAAAGGATGCaaacctttgtgtttgtgtttgcgcgcgcgtgcgtgcgtgcgtgcgtgcgtgcgcgccatccatccatccagcaaGCAACATGCTGGTATTGGAAGAGTTTTAATAGGTGGATTTAAGCCATCTTCAGCCCCAATGGGAGCACATGTTTCTGCTTGAAAAGTGTGCACATAGAAGGACTTGTTCCTCCCTCACtgtttttttcagcttttgttGCTAGACACACTAAACATGGAGTTCGTTACTGCATTCAACTTCCAATTTAGCCTTGTACTCTCAGTTTCAGAGCGCCGGCACAGACACGACACACCCTGCAGGGAAAAAAGACTGTTCGTGGATAATTCATCAGTCATGCAAAGGGATGGTGTCTTCGTGCAGAAAGCATTCTGTAGGTCTATGGTCAGTCTGTTGCAAACAGAGTCAATTTGACCTCAGTATACTGAAAGACGCTACTTTATTCATCAGTTATTTGTTTAATCTTTTGAATATCGAATTGAATGTTGTCCTTAGTTTACCTGGGCCAGTTTCGCCAGGCTAGCAGCTCTAGGTatgttgatgttgtttgtttgttgttgtgttgtctgtttgGTGATCAGGCAGTTGACCTCTTCAGACCAAACTGAATTAGATTCAGAATTTTAAGATTTGTTGAGATATTTATAGTTCCGATGTGGATAAATCCTTTTGACTTTTCATCTACTGTCACTAACAGGTATTGGTGATGATGAAAACAACCATTGTTTGGACCTCAACTTTTATTCATCTTACAGTGTAGTTTTCCTTACAGCCTCATATAACTGCTGTTGTTGAACACCCAATCAAAtctatatgttttttttgttcatcaaAATTCAATTTTCAATCGATTTTGTTGATTAACTCAATTTGTAATAAGGGGTGACTTTTATTGTTGGATTACATAATTTTATCATATCATTTTCATAATTTACGTTACTGTTTATCAAAATGTATCAAAACTATTCTCATATCTTCACCAGATTGTATGATTGTATAAAATACTAATACTCTAATAAGctatatttgtatagcacttttctcaacatagttacaaagtgcttcagaaAGGGATAATAgcaatcaaattaaaacattaaggGACATAAATTCAAATTTACTTGGATACTAAACCTTTAATACAAAGAAACTTTCAAGAAGTTTTGGACTCATCACCATATTTGTATGTCTTTTATAATTGCAACAATGTGAACTTATGAATGATttagcacacatacacacaggccTGGTTAATAGCCTCATTAATAAATCCTGCAGTAATGGCATTAATTGACCACAGAATATGTAAGAGAAGATGGAGTAATATTGGAGCGTCCTTTGGAGTGTAGTGCAGTAGAGTGTGTagaagatgaaggagaggaggcagacagCATCAGTCCTGGGGATGGATGGCAATTGACAtcagaaataacaaaaacaggGATAAAGGAAGATCATTTCACATCGACTAAAGCTAAAGCAGTTATGAGcctgtcttcctgtctgtctttgtttgaagACGTCGGAACAGCACAGCCTATTCAACAAGCATCTAAATTCTGCTGTGCCACAGTCTTGTTTTCTCATCAGTGAAATCAGCCGGGAGTCTCTGTGTGGGTGATTTTTCGATTTGCCAGCCTGAGTTGAGAATAGGTTAGGTACTCGctgcagaggtgtgtgtctgtgatagggaaacaggaggagagtgagggggAAGGGGAGACTTGTGCTTCTTTAAGTATTGACTTGATGCCTGGAGCGTATACAGTTACATTTAACCACTGCCATGGGATTGTTTGATATAACATTTTTATCAGGTCCCAAAATAATGGAAAGCTAACAAACATGGAAGGAGCCTTGTTCAAGCTGTAAATGCTTGTGTGCGAGAGGGGAGGGTGAAATTgcactttattttttctatgTGTCAATAATTAAGTGAACTGTGTTTTAacacactttttctttctcaggtaGAGGTGACTCCACTTCAGATGAGGGAACATGTTGGCTATGGACCAAGGAGTAGTGGAGGACTGGCTGTCAGAATTTAAGGTACTgattcattgtgtgtgtctgtgtgtgcttatgtgtgtAAAACTGTGTACTCATGATCAGTATGCAGTatgatctctgctgctgcctctaaTCATTGGCAGAATGTCTTTCACACGCACATAGTCGCTTTACTGCTGCTTCCTATCCCAGAAAAATGCACACTCCTACTCAAACATAAGCACTCACCGATACTCACCAGGCTCGCTGAAGTGTAGTCATAATAAAGGAGATTTTCCTGTTTGAACGTATGATGAGTGATCTGTTGTCAGTGAAGCTGAGCTCTAAATGCAGCTTCTTTAGACATTATTGTTCTCTGTCATTGTGGAGCATTCGGCCTGCATTTAAAGTAGACACTGTGTGTTTCTATATTGCTTACTCTCAAGTATGTTTATTTGTGGCATTCACCAGCAGTCCTACTCTTAGGCAGATACCTTAAGTTGATATCTTAGTATCCTGGACTTGATGTGAATCAAGCAAAACTAATGCCAAGTTTGAACAGATCACGGTtatcacgttttttttttttatactgttGAAACTCAAATCAGGTGTGTATCAaatttcaaatatttgtgtgtgtttcagaccCTCCCTGACAGTGCCGTGTCCACCTACGCTGCCTCTCTGAGAGAGAAAGGTTCCCTGGTTCCTGCACTCTACAAGGTCATCAGAGAGAACTACAGCGATGTATGTACACTCACTATAAGCTAACCTTTCACCAATATCTTTGAGTATATTTTACACACTCCTGATTAAATTGTgttctttttgtcctttttggTTTATGAATCTGTCTCACTGTCCAACACAATGTTTTCCATCCTGACATTTTTGAGGAACCATTAATGTCAAATACAAAATTGATTGGAGTTGCAGTAGAAATTGTAATCTGTGTAATTTTGTAGACTGATGCGATGTTACCTTTTTGGGTCGTCTTTCCTCCCCAGTTGCTGGAGCCAGTGTGTCACCAGTTGTTTGAGTTTTATCGGAGTGGTGAACCGCAGCTGCAGCGTTTCACGCTACAGTTCCTGCCAGAGCTCCTGTGGAGCCTCCTGTCCGTCAGCGCAGCCAGAGACCCCCACAACTCCGGCTGCATCGAGGCCCTGCTGCTGGGCATTTATAACCTGGTAGgggagagaggtgtgtgtgtgtgtgtgtgtgtgtgtgtgtgtgtgtgtgtgtgtgtgtgtgtgtgtgtgtgtgtgtgtgtgtgtgtgtgtgtgtgtgtgtgtgtgtgtgtgtgtgtgtgtgtgtgtgtgtgtgtgtgtgtgtgtgtgtgtgtgtgtgtgtgttacatttaCAATATTCATATCAGAGCTGATGCTAGAGGACAGCAGTTCTTGTtattaacaataaaatgttttcagtgtgctaagtaaagaaaaacactagAAATAACCATGATCATTAGTAAATGTAATCATGCAGTTTCAGAAGCAGGGACTTAGCCACAAAGCTATTTATGTGATCTGCATCATTTGTTTAAACGATTACATTCCGGTGTTTCTGCCTTGTTACACAGCTATATATGGACAGTGAGAGGAAATACGGGTTAGAAAGGGAGGAATTGAAACTATGATTTTGCAAACAATTTGCGGAAAGCTTTAGGACATCTGCAAGAAGCAACCTATACAAAGAGATGGCAGCCCTAGTAATTATTAAAGTGTGTTGAGTCCCATTTTCATCCATTTCAGCAGTGGATGTTCTATCAGCAAAGTGCAGTGTCCTCTAACTTCCTCTCTGAATAGCAGAATAGgtcagctgtcagtcaacaCACTGGCTGGCTCCCATTAATCTATTTGACATTAACATGCACACAGGGGACACCAAAACCCTGGGgttttgtgcttgtgtttttcactcaacacacacacacaaatatcatacacacacgcaccagCAGACTGAGTGGGGAAGCGCAGACCCTGAGGTCCACACACAAATGGCCACATACAACACATGAGGGTGCTTGAAGAGATAAGCACATGCTCTTCAGAGCTTCAGAGGTTCAGGGCACACTTTAGTTTTTCTTGCTCactgaaacatttttctttgtcgtcctctttttctttcacaggaAATAGTTGATAAAGATGGACAGAGTAAAGTGTTGTCTTTCACGGTCCCTTCCCTCTCCAAGCCCTCAGTGTACCACGAggtgaacaacacacacaaatgcccACTGATCTTTTAATTAGCTTTTGCACAATTGTTAAGTGtaaccactttttttttgtccaccTCTAGCCTTCAGCCATTGGCTCCATTGCTCTTACAGAAGGGGCTCTTGCCAATCACGGGCTGAGCAGGGTGGTGTACAGCGGGCCACACCTGCAGAGGGAGATCTTCACAGCACAGAACAGGTAAGAGGCATGATGGGCGCACTTATGTAAAGTTTTCAGGGCAAGTGGCTACGTGTCGGCAGGGAGAAAATTGTGCTGGTTTTGAAATGGGTGGATTGGCAACATTCTAAACAGGCAGACTGGCTTAGATGTGGCTGCAAATACCAAGCAGACcactaaaatagaaaaacatgtcTGACGGAGATGCTGAAGAATGCAGAAATCTTACAAACACAGCTTCCTCCCACGTGTACTTGTCAAACTGCTTGTTTTCTGCCAATTTGTAAAGCTTGAGCACAAGGACTTGGTGATACTTCTTAGTCCAGATGCTGTTTTATTGCAGTTATAAGCAGATACACTGAGCCATGAATCCCTCATTAATTTTGAATGAATAATTAACTTTAGAAGAAACAACCACAGTTAATGTGGTTGATTGAAGTCTTGTCTCATGACGGTCGGTGACTCTTATCCTCACTATCAGGTTTTTATGGTTATGGTGAGTTTAGCCAATTATTTACCGTATGATGTGATCGCGTCAGTAATGGCCTGTGGCAGTTGTCTTTGCTTTGTTGCATTTATAGTTGTTAGATCTCTGTTAGGCTTTCTTAAATTCATGTAATGAGGCTGCACTGTAGCTGAACTATGGAGGTCTGAATACTATTTTCTTATTCTGTTTTAGACCGACTAAAAATAGGCGATCAATTTTTTATCTTCAGCTGTAAGATTTCTGTGACGAAAACAGGTCTGGATGTTTTTTAAGATCGTGCAGAGATAATATTTGAGtctctttgttattttttttcccggGGTGGGGTTATTTATATCTAAAGTATTGTTGGCAGCATAACTGGATGACTGGTGGAGAGATTTtaagtgtgtgattgtgttgtttAGGTTTGATGTGCTgaccttcctgctgctgtgctaCAACGCTTCTCTCAGCTACATGACCCCCATCTCCCTGCAGTCCCTCTGCCAGCTCAGCTCCAGGTAAAACACACATGGCCTCAACTTATCAGAGGGGTCACTTTTTCATTAGGACTCAAGGACTTAAtatctgcaaacaaacacacactctcattcCATGGTATGTGACCTTTGTGTCACTTTCttgtttgctgatgtttttaaagacagaagttacacacacacacacacacacacacacacacacacacacacacacacacacacacacacacacacacacacacacacacacacacacacacacacacacacacacacacacacacacacacacacacacacacacacagttttgcaAGCACTTGCTTATCTGATCCTCTTATAGACTTGGCTGCCAGTGAGAGCCAAGGTACAGCTATTCTGCAAAGAGCTGTGATGTATACACACCCCAGCTCTGTGATTTTGGTAATCTGCCAACTGCATCTGAGCTAAACAGAAGTCAGTGGCTATGATTTCCCCTCAACAGTTTCCTGTGTATCAGCTACATGTAGTATATAGCAGCTTCTATAACTTCAAATGTTCAGGTGCTGCCTCAGTTTTAATTGTATCCTCTTTGTTTAACTTGTATAATACCAACTTGAGTGTGtatctgtttatctgtgtgtgtgtgtttgtttgtgtgcccGCTTGTTTATAATCCGctattattttctcattattgAGTTTTATATTCATTGCAGCCGCAGGGGGAAGTAAATTGCTGTAATGGCGGGGGAGCCAAGTGCCTCcgtggtgtgttttttttcctgtttgatgCTTCCCTGTTTCACTTATACAAGCTTctctattgttttgtttgttttttttggtcgtCCTCCAGGGTGTGTATATGCGGTTATCCACGGCAACAGATGCGGCGCTACAAAGGTATTAGCACGCGGCTGACAGTCACGTCGGAGTTCCTGGTTCAGCTCATCACAGGCATACACTACGCTTTGTGAGTGCACACTCATGCCTTCATACACAACCAACACTGTTCAACTTTTAACCTTCCATGTCTTACGTTTCTTCAAGTCTCTGTAATGCAACAACATCTTGTCCATGTGCCCTGTCTCTGtggcagtgtttgtttgtttttcttattgtgtGTACCTGTTCAAAAGAGGTTAGATTGAAACAGTAGTTGAGGCTGCACACTCTTCATTTTGACTGGTGCCTGCTGTCTCAGTCAGTGTCTAACAAtattacttgtgtgtgtttgtgcccatGTGTAGCTGTAATGGGGAAGTTGAACTGGGATCCAAATCACTGGATGACGTTCTGTATCGAGCCCAGCTAGAGTTGTTCCCTGAGGCTCTACTGGTAGGTGCAGTAAAAATGTTCTGCTACTATCACacactttgttgtgtgtgtgtgtgtgtgtgtgt encodes:
- the fam126a gene encoding hyccin isoform X2, with product MLAMDQGVVEDWLSEFKTLPDSAVSTYAASLREKGSLVPALYKVIRENYSDLLEPVCHQLFEFYRSGEPQLQRFTLQFLPELLWSLLSVSAARDPHNSGCIEALLLGIYNLEIVDKDGQSKVLSFTVPSLSKPSVYHEPSAIGSIALTEGALANHGLSRVVYSGPHLQREIFTAQNRFDVLTFLLLCYNASLSYMTPISLQSLCQLSSRVCICGYPRQQMRRYKGISTRLTVTSEFLVQLITGIHYAFCNGEVELGSKSLDDVLYRAQLELFPEALLVGNAIKSSMHGAALKSNNKEGARSIQVEITPTSSRISRNAVTSLSIRGHRWKRHESQEVSVDSEAALGGVAIPEISVTGVGGERMANGDSLRQRPDGRTGPDGDIMSTTSEVSVDPRGHDSGTRGQEVRRQKSVRRLVENEGSGTASTGRSQY
- the fam126a gene encoding hyccin isoform X1, which produces MLAMDQGVVEDWLSEFKTLPDSAVSTYAASLREKGSLVPALYKVIRENYSDLLEPVCHQLFEFYRSGEPQLQRFTLQFLPELLWSLLSVSAARDPHNSGCIEALLLGIYNLEIVDKDGQSKVLSFTVPSLSKPSVYHEPSAIGSIALTEGALANHGLSRVVYSGPHLQREIFTAQNRFDVLTFLLLCYNASLSYMTPISLQSLCQLSSRVCICGYPRQQMRRYKGISTRLTVTSEFLVQLITGIHYAFCNGEVELGSKSLDDVLYRAQLELFPEALLVGNAIKSSMHGAALKSNNKEGARSIQVEITPTSSRISRNAVTSLSIRGHRWKRHDAVDLGSPDELMDISEVDEGVWPGGVGPDMTPPTITISNSITTLNLGAKAMKKCRLGGRNSKDKEAGPLTTGRAASENTELSFKRLTLTSSQSVPKAGALTSLTRTASAVFSRSFEQVASGNAPPSSNHNTSDAGRYSCILQEEGLGYLSPMPNHTQRSPSISVHLGTDL